Genomic segment of Rhinoderma darwinii isolate aRhiDar2 chromosome 12, aRhiDar2.hap1, whole genome shotgun sequence:
TCTTACAAAGAAGAGCCTTAGAAAACTTTTTAAGATCGACATATTGGTATTAAAAGAAATTATAAAACTCTATCTCAAGAAGTAGGGTGTGTCTTACAAAGAAGAGCCTTAGAAAACGTTAGatttgtcagaaaaaaaaaatcaggggcTTTTGCTATACCAGAGTGGGACTGACAAATTGGGCAATTGAACGATGCCCAATGGCACAGAGCTTTACAGAGGTCTATGGCCAAACTACATCATATATCTTTGTAGGAGTAGGaactctatttttttttcatacaaatTTTAAGAAAAAGTTTCCCTGCCAGCTGGGGGTTGACAAAAATTTGAAAAAGGGGTCAAGAAACAGTCGTGTCCTCGGACTTTGTTTAGTATTGTAGCTCAAGCTCATTCCCTTGAGATACAATACTAAACACCATCCATAAGCAAGAGTCGCGTGGTTCCTATAAAAAAGTAGACCTTTATTTTTCTGGTCTTAGACAACCCTTTTAGATGACAGTATTCTGACCAATTCTTAGTCCACCTCTGTGTTGTATTTCTCCTAAAGTAACTCCTaacatgaaaaaaatattcaTATCACAAAGCCTGAGACGAGAGTAAGGATGCAGGTCCTTTCAAGATAAATCTTctgtttcagaaatttctgcgaatGCGGCTGTTTCTACAGTATGCGCGTGAAATTCTGCCAACCCCATTAAGATAAATGGGATTGTTGCAGgaatttctgtaacaaatctgccacctgtgaacataccctaatgttatTTTACTGTGCCATGCGATTGCTAAGAGGAAAAATGTGAATATATTATAAATGATGGCATGTTTTATTCGAAACCTCTAAAATtttaccagaatttttttttcaccatagTCACCTCACAATAAGTAGGATTTAATATCATGGTATAGCTCATAGTGAACACACTTTAAAAGGTGaacaattttttatatttgttaccATATTAAGACCTGTATTGTATTTGGCTGCTTATTACTAATAGTGTGAACATAAATTTTTACATGaaacacaataaaaaatatattctgaaGGAAGCCAATGGAATGTGAATTTTCAAGTTTACTATTTtcaatgtaaaataaaatatttttttctgtgttttataCCAGTCATTACTACCTTGCATTCAAGTTTTTTTACCCCTTTCATTTGTGTTAGATACACCAAGACCTGCACAGACTCCCTAAACTAGAGTAAGATGATTGTCTTCAGACGGTCTTACATGAAGTATCTAGAACCAGAGATGATTTAACATCCTTTGCATATGTATTGACTGATGACATGATAATGGATGGGTAAACGTCTATATGGATAATTTTGTAAaagagtaaatatatatatatatatatatatatatatatatatatagagaaatgtagagcgtagtaacggcaccaggacttcaagatggatgaaagcaaaagtggatttatttcacctcaacacagcaacgtttcggttcaacaggaaccttttctcaaggcttgagaaaggttcctgttgaaccgaaacgttgctgtgttgaggtgaaataaatccacttttgctttcatccatcttgaagtcctggtgccgttactacgctctacatttctctctatctggatattggggaattgattcacccccaggtaacgagcacatggcctgatttgttgcatttggagtgctgtgttcatccaccctggactgtatatatatatatatatatatactgcagtaaGCCCATTGTATATCATATATTTACCAGACTAATGGAAAACGGGAATGTTAATACAACTGTATCTGAATTTACAATGCTGGGTTTTTCCATCTTGGGTCATTTTTGGCCTTTGTTCTTCATGGTCTtgttaattatttattttcttaccaTATCTGGAAATGTGTCGATATCAGTATTGATTCTGTTTGATAGACATCTCCAGACACCAATGTACTTGTTTATCTCCATGTTATCCTTCCTTGAAACATTGTACACAACCGTTACAATTCCGCTTATGCTGACATGTATATGGAGGGGCAAGGTAAAAATCAAGTTCAATCACTGTATGCTACAAATGTATCTTTTACACTCATTGGGCATTACGGAGAACTACTTACTAAATATCATGGCTTATGATCGCATGGTGGCTATCTGCAACCCTCTACGGTACCACACTATAATGACATCGAAGCATTGCACAATTCTACTTTCGTGTTGTTGGCTTCTTGGATTCACGAGTCCTATCGTCCACCTTGCGTCAGTCTTAAAGTTACCGTTCTGTGGTCCTAATACAATCAatcattttttttgtgatttatcTCCACTTTTGAAGTTGGCTTGTACAGATATTACTTTCACCTTCATCCTTAACTTTTTGATTAGTCTTTGTATCATCAGTTCCACATTTTTCTTTATTATGGCCACATACATAAAGATAATAATCACTATTCTGAGAATTACATCTATGGATGGACGTAAGAAGGCCTTTTCTACATGTGCTTCTCATCTTACAATGGTCCTTCTATTTTATGGCAGTCTAGCATTTATTTATATTAGACCCAAAGTAGATTATATTTTGGACTATGATAAATTAGTGGCCATCAATTATTCTGTGCTCATCCCATTCTTAAATCCCATAATCTACAGTTTCCGAAACAAAGAaattaaaaacactttaaaaaagttCCTGAAAAGAAAGTTAACTTTTACTACAACATTTATGTCACACAATCAAACTGATATAATGAAATCATCATGacatttttggccttttttttctaaactaaaattTACATTGTAGATATTTTTTGTCACCTATCTTAGTGCTAGTTTTTATTGTTTCTATGGACAAATTACAATAGTTATATTATATTGACAACTATTTTGTGTAATAATACTGAATGTCTGTATACACTTGGGTTCAGACTTTAGAAGTCTAAAATAAGCTACACCCAATGACATGTTTCATGGTTCTGGTTGCAGCCAATGGTTGTGAGGCTGTAATAAGACAGAGGGAATTGGTGTCCATTTTTTCCCGTAAATTTTATTTATGGTCTAAAGCTGATATTCCAGCCACTGCTCCATGATTGATGCTTTTCTGTTCGTAATTTTGCTCATTGTTAGCTGCTTGGCTGGAAACAGCTCCGTCTTACATGTCGAGAAACAGGACAAGATTATTGTAAAATATAAGCAACTGAACCAACAGTGAAAACATCATTATGGTCATAACTGCCACTTATATATTAAGATAAAATAGTCCCCATAAGGTGAGAGCCTGGAGATCATCTTTAAAGAAGCGTGATTCATGGTTTATAGTTGACCTCATGTTATGAGGCAAACTAAAATTCGTAAGGCCCAATAGTAAAGTAAAAAATAGACCCCCCCATACATATCTTTTTTTCTAGTAGTTAAACAGGggttaaaggggtcgtcccaCCACaacaatttatcacctatccacaggacagatgataagtgtttgatcgctgggc
This window contains:
- the LOC142665104 gene encoding olfactory receptor 6N1-like, whose translation is MENGNVNTTVSEFTMLGFSILGHFWPLFFMVLLIIYFLTISGNVSISVLILFDRHLQTPMYLFISMLSFLETLYTTVTIPLMLTCIWRGKVKIKFNHCMLQMYLLHSLGITENYLLNIMAYDRMVAICNPLRYHTIMTSKHCTILLSCCWLLGFTSPIVHLASVLKLPFCGPNTINHFFCDLSPLLKLACTDITFTFILNFLISLCIISSTFFFIMATYIKIIITILRITSMDGRKKAFSTCASHLTMVLLFYGSLAFIYIRPKVDYILDYDKLVAINYSVLIPFLNPIIYSFRNKEIKNTLKKFLKRKLTFTTTFMSHNQTDIMKSS